The following coding sequences lie in one Paramisgurnus dabryanus chromosome 16, PD_genome_1.1, whole genome shotgun sequence genomic window:
- the fgf18a gene encoding fibroblast growth factor 18a isoform X2, with the protein MWAFLSTLAVVYIQMMLVMCDPLQVFGVDGVNFSVHVENQTRARDAMSRRHHRVYQLYSRTSGKHVQVLGRKISARGEDGDKYAQLVVEADTFGSQVRIRGKETNFYLCMNRRGKLVGKASNRSEDCVFVEMVLENNYTALMSARYTGWYVGFTKKGRPRRGPHTLPNQQDVHFMKRFPPGEQPVFPPFRFTTVSKRIKRVRAARPR; encoded by the exons ATGTGGGCCTTTCTCTCCACGCTGGCTGTCGT aTATATCCAGATGATGCTGGTCATGTGTGATCCTCTACAG GTGTTTGGCGTGGATGGGGTAAATTTCAGCGTGCACGTGGAGAATCAGACCCGTGCACGAGACGCCATGAGTCGACGACATCACCGAGTATACCAGCTTTACAGCCGCACCAGTGGGAAACACGTCCAGGTGCTGGGACGCAAGATCAGCGCTCGTGGAGAAGACGGAGACAAATATG CCCAGCTCGTAGTGGAGGCCGACACCTTCGGTAGCCAGGTGCGAATTCGAGGAAAGGAAACCAACTTTTACCTGTGTATGAACCGCAGAGGGAAGCTCGTAGGCAAG GCCAGTAATCGCAGTGAGGACTGCGTCTTCGTGGAGATGGTTTTGGAAAACAACTACACGGCCCTCATGTCAGCGCGCTACACAGGGTGGTACGTGGGCTTTACTAAAAAGGGTCGCCCTCGCCGCGGCCCTCACACGCTTCCCAATCAACAGGACGTTCACTTCATGAAACGCTTCCCTCCAGGAGAGCAGCCGGTCTTTCCGCCGTTTCGATTCACGACGGTCAGCAAGAGGATCAAAAGAGTTCGCGCGGCACGGCCACGCTAA
- the fgf18a gene encoding fibroblast growth factor 18a isoform X1, whose amino-acid sequence MWAFLSTLAVVYIQMMLVMCDPLQVFGVDGVNFSVHVENQTRARDAMSRRHHRVYQLYSRTSGKHVQVLGRKISARGEDGDKYAQLVVEADTFGSQVRIRGKETNFYLCMNRRGKLVGKKASNRSEDCVFVEMVLENNYTALMSARYTGWYVGFTKKGRPRRGPHTLPNQQDVHFMKRFPPGEQPVFPPFRFTTVSKRIKRVRAARPR is encoded by the exons ATGTGGGCCTTTCTCTCCACGCTGGCTGTCGT aTATATCCAGATGATGCTGGTCATGTGTGATCCTCTACAG GTGTTTGGCGTGGATGGGGTAAATTTCAGCGTGCACGTGGAGAATCAGACCCGTGCACGAGACGCCATGAGTCGACGACATCACCGAGTATACCAGCTTTACAGCCGCACCAGTGGGAAACACGTCCAGGTGCTGGGACGCAAGATCAGCGCTCGTGGAGAAGACGGAGACAAATATG CCCAGCTCGTAGTGGAGGCCGACACCTTCGGTAGCCAGGTGCGAATTCGAGGAAAGGAAACCAACTTTTACCTGTGTATGAACCGCAGAGGGAAGCTCGTAGGCAAG AAGGCCAGTAATCGCAGTGAGGACTGCGTCTTCGTGGAGATGGTTTTGGAAAACAACTACACGGCCCTCATGTCAGCGCGCTACACAGGGTGGTACGTGGGCTTTACTAAAAAGGGTCGCCCTCGCCGCGGCCCTCACACGCTTCCCAATCAACAGGACGTTCACTTCATGAAACGCTTCCCTCCAGGAGAGCAGCCGGTCTTTCCGCCGTTTCGATTCACGACGGTCAGCAAGAGGATCAAAAGAGTTCGCGCGGCACGGCCACGCTAA